The proteins below are encoded in one region of Synchiropus splendidus isolate RoL2022-P1 chromosome 13, RoL_Sspl_1.0, whole genome shotgun sequence:
- the en2b gene encoding homeobox protein engrailed-2b, producing the protein MEENPRRDSGEESNRAILPLLQPPAHQNLYRITNFCIDNILKPDFGRKKKNQPGSGPVRREELSEKADSKSVRPHQQPADQEHRDESVTSNDEQQATEVGRDGLREPDKVGKGRREDPQAGAASSTQQMLWPAWVYCTRYSDRPSSGPRSRKPKKAPTPSKEDKRPRTAFTNEQLQRLKTEFQNSRYLTEQRRQSLARDLDLNESQIKIWFQNKRAKIKKADGSKNSLALHLMAQGLYNHSASKEVKSDSD; encoded by the exons ATGGAAGAGAATCCGCGCAGAGACTCCGGAGAGGAGTCCAATCGAGCCAtccttcctctgctgcagccaCCCGCACACCAGAACCTCTACCGGATTACTAACTTTTGCatagacaatattttaaaaccGGACTTCGGTCGGAAGAAAAAGAACCAGCCAGGATCTGGGCCGGTTCGGAGAGAAGAACTATCTGAGAAAGCAGATTCAAAAAGTGTCCGTCCGCATCAGCAACCGGCTGATCAGGAGCATAGGGACGAATCCGTCACGTCCAACGATGAGCAGCAGGCGACAGAAGTCGGTCGGGACGGGCTCAGAGAACCTGATAAAGTCGGGAAGGGTCGACGGGAGGACCCGCAGGCCGGTGCAGCCTCCTCAACCCAACAGATGTTGTGGCCCGCTTGGGTCTATTGTACCCGCTACTCTGATCGACCTTCATCAG GCCCCAGATCCCGAAAACCAAAGAAAGCTCCGACCCCGAGCAAAGAGGACAAGCGTCCCCGAACCGCCTTCACCAACGAGCAACTCCAGCGACTGAAGACTGAGTTCCAGAACAGCCGATACTTGACAGAGCAGCGGCGGCAGAGCCTGGCTCGGGACCTGGATCTGAACGAGTCCCAGATCAAAATCTGGTTCCAGAATAAACGGGCCAAAATTAAGAAAGCTGATGGCAGCAAAAACTCATTGGCGCTCCATCTCATGGCGCAGGGGCTATACAACCACTCAGCATCCAAGGAAGTCAAGTCTGACAGCGACTAG